The Oryzias melastigma strain HK-1 linkage group LG13, ASM292280v2, whole genome shotgun sequence genome window below encodes:
- the arrb1 gene encoding beta-arrestin-1 (The sequence of the model RefSeq protein was modified relative to this genomic sequence to represent the inferred CDS: added 20 bases not found in genome assembly), with protein sequence MGDKGTRVFKKASPNGKLTVYLGKRDFVDHVDFVDPVDGVILIDPEYLKERKVFVTLTCAFRYGREDLDVLGLTFRKDLFLANIQAFPPVPEEKKTLTRLQERLIKKLGEHAYPFVFEIPLNLPCSVTLQPGPEDTGKACGVDFEVKAFCAENAEEKIHKRNSVRLVIRKVQYAPEKPGPQPTAETTRQFLMSDKPLHLEASLDKEIYYHGEPISVNVHVTNNTNKTVKKMKISVRQYADICLFNTAQYKCPVAVEESDDVVAPSSTFCKVFTLTPFLANNQEKRGLALDGKLKHEDTNLASSTLLRDGANKEILGIIVSYKVKVKLVVSRGGILGDLAASDVSVELPFTLMHPKPLEESFYRDAPDEAPIDTNLIQFDTNDDDIIFEDFARQRLIEAKDEEDEEPVDSPKLEDR encoded by the exons GGTCTTCAAGAAAGCCAGTCCCAATGGAAAG ctCACTGTCTATCTGGGGAAGAGAGACTTTGTGGACCACGTGGACTTCGTAGACCCTGTCG ACGGTGTCATTCTCATCGACCCGGAGTACCTGAAAGAGAGGAAAG TTTTTGTGACTCTGACCTGCGCCTTCCGTTATGGTCGGGAGGATTTGGACGTCCTGGGACTGACGTTTCGGAAAGACCTGTTTCTAGCAAACATTCAGGCATTTCCTCCAGTTCCTGAAGAGAAGAAGACCCTGACTCGCCTTCAAGAACGCCTGATTAAAAAACTGGGAGAACATGCGTACCCGTTTGTTTTTGAG ATTCCTCTGAATCTACCGTGCTCCGTCACCCTACAGCCAGGACCCGAGGACACCGGGAAG GCGTGCGGGGTGGACTTCGAGGTGAAGGCGTTCTgtgcagaaaatgctgaagaaaagATCCACAAGAG GAATTCGGTGCGTCTGGTGATCAGGAAGGTCCAGTACGCTCCGGAGAAGCCCGGGCCGCAGCCCACGGCGGAGACCACGCGGCAGTTCTTGATGTCGGACAAGCCGCTGCACTTGGAGGCGTCTCTGGATAAGGAG ATTTATTATCACGGGGAACCCATCAGTGTCAATGTGCATGTGACCAACAACACCAACAAGACAGTAAAGAAGATGAAGATCTCAG TGCGACAGTACGCAGACATCTGCCTGTTCAACACGGCGCAGTACAAATGTCCGGTGGCCGTCGAGGAGTCAGA TGACGTCGTTGCTCCCAGCTCCACCTTCTGCAAAGTCTTCACACTCACGCCCTTCCTGGCCAACAACCAGGAGAAGCGTGGCCTTGCTCTGGATGGAAAGCTGAAGCACGAGGACACAAACCTGGCGTCCAGCACCCT CCTGAGAGACGGCGCCAACAAAGAGATCCTGGGCATCATCGTGTCCTACAAGGTCAAAGTGAAGCTGGTGGTGTCACGCGGCGG GATCCTGGGAGATCTGGCTGCCAG CGACGTGTCTGTGGAGCTTCCGTTCACCCTGATGCACCCCAAGCCTCTGGAGGAGTCCTTCTACAGAGACG ctccagatgaGGCTCCGATCGACACAAACCTGATCCAGTTTGACACAAA